In Actinomadura luzonensis, a single window of DNA contains:
- a CDS encoding lysine N(6)-hydroxylase/L-ornithine N(5)-oxygenase family protein, with translation MVTPAYDLVGIGFGPSNLALAVALSEPRSPALSALFLERQPSFGWHRGMLIEGATMQVSFLKDLVTMRNPASPHSFVSYLHAKGRLADFINQKTMYPTRLEFHDYLEWVAARFEHQVSYGAEAVTIQPVHDGGTVAHLDIVAQRGELTTYRARNVVLAAGLRPVLPQGVVAGERVWHSQELMHRLADLPVERPRRFVVVGAGQSAAEVVEHLHSSFPSAQVCAVFSRYGYSPADDSPFANSVFDPAAVDRFYDAPHEVKRMIMDYHANTNYSVVDLDLLQELFGRAYREKVAGVERLRVLNLSRAVGLETRPDEVRVHVRSLVSGEVEELRADVVVYATGYRPVDPLDLLGAAGRYCLRDEHGALLVDRDHRVRTTPELTCGIYLQGATEHTHGLTATLLSTTAVRAGEIVDSLASSVLEPAQ, from the coding sequence GTGGTGACCCCGGCCTACGACCTCGTCGGAATCGGCTTCGGCCCGTCCAACCTCGCCCTCGCCGTCGCGCTGTCCGAGCCGCGCTCACCGGCGCTGTCGGCCCTGTTCCTGGAGCGGCAGCCGTCGTTCGGCTGGCACCGGGGCATGCTCATCGAGGGCGCGACCATGCAGGTGTCCTTCCTGAAGGACCTCGTCACCATGCGCAACCCGGCGAGCCCCCACAGCTTCGTCAGCTACCTGCACGCCAAGGGCCGGCTCGCCGACTTCATCAACCAGAAGACGATGTACCCCACGCGCCTGGAGTTCCACGACTACCTGGAGTGGGTGGCGGCCCGCTTCGAGCACCAGGTGTCCTACGGCGCCGAGGCGGTCACCATCCAGCCCGTCCACGACGGCGGCACCGTCGCCCACCTCGACATCGTCGCCCAGCGCGGCGAGCTGACCACCTACCGGGCGCGCAACGTCGTGCTGGCCGCCGGCCTCCGGCCCGTCCTGCCCCAGGGCGTGGTGGCGGGCGAGCGGGTGTGGCACAGCCAGGAGCTGATGCACCGGCTGGCGGACCTGCCGGTCGAGCGGCCGCGCAGGTTCGTGGTGGTCGGCGCCGGGCAGAGCGCCGCCGAGGTGGTCGAGCACCTGCACAGCAGCTTCCCCTCCGCCCAGGTCTGCGCCGTCTTCTCCCGGTACGGCTACAGCCCCGCCGACGACAGCCCCTTCGCCAACAGCGTCTTCGACCCGGCCGCCGTGGACCGTTTCTACGACGCCCCCCACGAGGTCAAGCGCATGATCATGGACTACCACGCCAACACCAACTACTCGGTCGTGGACCTCGACCTGCTCCAGGAGCTGTTCGGGCGGGCGTACCGGGAGAAGGTCGCCGGCGTCGAGCGGCTGCGGGTGCTCAACCTGTCGCGCGCCGTCGGCCTGGAGACCCGTCCCGACGAGGTGCGCGTGCACGTCCGGTCGCTGGTCAGCGGCGAGGTCGAGGAGCTGCGCGCGGACGTCGTCGTCTACGCGACCGGCTACCGCCCGGTGGACCCGCTGGACCTGCTCGGCGCGGCCGGCCGCTACTGCCTGCGCGACGAGCACGGCGCGCTGCTGGTGGACCGCGACCACCGGGTCCGCACCACGCCCGAGCTGACCTGCGGCATCTACCTCCAGGGCGCGACCGAGCACACACACGGGCTCACCGCGACGCTGCTGTCCACCACGGCCGTGCGCGCCGGGGAGATCGTCGACTCGCTCGCCTCCTCCGTGCTGGAGCCGGCGCAGTGA
- a CDS encoding GNAT family N-acetyltransferase, which yields MDVYVEEVGAPPIPSLRDGWRVAPIEPGAEAVAVVHDWMNRPHVAAPWDQAWPYERWAREIARQAEGEHSRPCLAHLDGEPVAYLELYRVLRDRLAPLYPYRPHDLGVHIAIGDERNLARGLGRTLLRAVAEGLLAADGRCTRVVAEPDVRNEPSVRAFTAAGFVRTGEVTMPHKTAALMVYPRTQEDLPQW from the coding sequence GTGGACGTGTACGTGGAGGAGGTCGGCGCGCCGCCGATCCCCTCGCTGAGGGACGGCTGGCGGGTCGCCCCCATCGAGCCGGGCGCCGAAGCCGTCGCCGTGGTGCACGACTGGATGAACCGGCCGCACGTGGCCGCCCCCTGGGACCAGGCCTGGCCGTACGAGCGGTGGGCGCGGGAGATCGCCCGCCAGGCGGAGGGCGAGCACTCCCGGCCGTGCCTGGCCCACCTGGACGGTGAACCGGTCGCCTACCTGGAGCTGTACCGGGTGCTGCGGGACCGGCTGGCGCCGCTGTACCCGTACCGGCCGCACGACCTCGGCGTGCACATCGCCATCGGCGACGAGCGCAACCTCGCCCGCGGCCTCGGCCGCACGCTGCTCCGCGCCGTCGCCGAGGGCCTGCTCGCGGCCGACGGACGCTGCACCCGCGTCGTGGCCGAGCCGGACGTCCGCAACGAGCCCTCCGTGCGGGCGTTCACCGCCGCCGGGTTCGTCCGGACGGGAGAGGTGACGATGCCGCACAAGACGGCGGCCCTGATGGTGTACCCGCGTACGCAGGAGGACCTTCCTCAGTGGTGA
- a CDS encoding ABC transporter ATP-binding protein yields the protein MHTGRDVLLRTVRSKWRGLAAGSLLGAGHQAGEALVPVLIGLAVDEAVAGGDWGRLLVWLGVLAAVYVGLSFSYRFGARAGERAAEEAAHELRVAVVARVLHPGGGADEGRLPGALTGIATEDVRRVGAVLMAVLAGVAALTGLVVAGVLLLRTSVGLGLIVLAGTPALLWLGHLLSKPLERRSAVEQEHAARASGMAADLVAGLRVLKGIGAERAALDRYRRTSRDSLGATLRAARAEALQNGVVLALTGAFIALIALAGGVFATSGAITLGQLVSAVGLALFLQGPLQLLAWVNAELAQARASAARVAALLSAPPAVPAGPRELPAEVRGALRLRSVTHGPLRDLDLEIAAGELVGVAATDPAAAASLVRCLGRHADPESGTVELDGVPLRELDPGRLREAVLVAEHEAVLFEGTITTNVRPPAATAPPADALAAACATDLPPDTPVSERGGSLSGGQRQRVALARALAAARPVLVLHDPTTAVDAVTEARIADGIRRLRRNRTTVLVTTSPALLAVTDRVLLLHDGRVTDTAPHTDLLERNPGYQATVLP from the coding sequence TTGCACACCGGGCGGGACGTACTGCTGCGCACGGTCAGGAGCAAGTGGCGCGGGCTCGCCGCCGGCTCCCTGCTCGGCGCCGGCCACCAGGCGGGCGAGGCCCTGGTGCCCGTGCTCATCGGCCTGGCCGTCGACGAGGCCGTCGCCGGCGGCGACTGGGGACGGCTGCTGGTGTGGCTGGGCGTCCTCGCCGCCGTCTACGTCGGCCTGTCGTTCAGCTACCGCTTCGGCGCCCGCGCCGGGGAGCGCGCCGCCGAGGAGGCCGCGCACGAGCTGCGCGTCGCCGTGGTCGCCCGGGTGCTGCACCCCGGCGGCGGCGCGGACGAGGGCCGCCTGCCCGGGGCGCTGACCGGCATCGCCACCGAGGACGTCCGGCGGGTCGGCGCGGTGCTCATGGCCGTGCTGGCCGGCGTCGCCGCGCTGACCGGCCTGGTCGTGGCCGGCGTGCTGCTGCTCCGCACCTCGGTCGGGCTGGGCCTGATCGTGCTGGCCGGCACGCCCGCCCTGCTGTGGCTGGGGCACCTGCTCAGCAAGCCGCTGGAACGCCGCAGCGCCGTCGAGCAGGAGCACGCCGCGCGCGCCTCCGGCATGGCCGCCGACCTGGTGGCCGGGCTCCGGGTGCTCAAGGGCATCGGGGCCGAGCGGGCCGCGCTCGACCGGTACCGGCGTACCAGCCGGGACTCCCTCGGCGCCACCCTGCGCGCCGCCCGCGCCGAAGCCCTGCAGAACGGCGTCGTGCTCGCCCTCACCGGCGCCTTCATCGCACTGATCGCGCTGGCCGGCGGCGTCTTCGCCACCAGCGGGGCCATCACCCTGGGACAGCTCGTCTCGGCGGTCGGGCTCGCCCTCTTCCTGCAGGGGCCGCTCCAGCTCCTCGCCTGGGTGAACGCCGAGCTCGCGCAGGCCAGGGCCTCGGCGGCGCGGGTCGCGGCGCTGCTGTCCGCGCCGCCCGCCGTACCGGCCGGACCGCGCGAGCTGCCGGCGGAGGTGCGGGGCGCGCTGCGGCTGCGCTCGGTGACGCACGGCCCGCTGCGGGACCTGGACCTGGAGATCGCGGCCGGCGAGCTGGTCGGAGTGGCCGCCACCGACCCGGCGGCGGCCGCGTCCCTGGTGCGCTGCCTCGGCCGCCACGCCGACCCCGAGTCCGGGACGGTCGAGCTGGACGGGGTGCCGCTGCGCGAGCTGGACCCGGGGCGGCTGCGGGAGGCGGTGCTGGTGGCCGAGCACGAGGCCGTGCTCTTCGAGGGCACCATCACCACGAACGTCCGCCCGCCCGCCGCCACCGCCCCGCCGGCGGACGCGCTGGCCGCCGCCTGCGCGACCGACCTGCCGCCCGACACCCCCGTCAGCGAACGCGGCGGCTCCCTGTCCGGCGGCCAGCGCCAGCGCGTCGCCCTGGCCAGGGCCCTCGCCGCCGCACGCCCGGTCCTCGTCCTGCACGACCCCACCACCGCCGTGGACGCCGTCACCGAGGCGCGCATCGCGGACGGCATCCGGCGTCTGCGCCGGAACCGCACCACGGTGCTCGTGACCACCAGCCCCGCGCTGCTCGCCGTGACCGACCGCGTGCTGCTCCTGCACGACGGCCGCGTCACCGACACCGCCCCCCACACCGACCTGCTCGAACGCAACCCCGGCTACCAGGCGACGGTACTCCCATGA
- a CDS encoding ABC transporter ATP-binding protein has protein sequence MTPTPPQPHSAPPQPQPHSAQPQPQPHSAQPQPHPAPAQPHSAPPQSVPPQSAPPQPQKPPAHHDREPSPDPSAREPLPTASPARTRAAVRDLVRPHRRTALAGFGLLIAATSVGLLIQPLLGHLVDQVAGHEPATALAAPAGLLVLVGLAQGALTAWGLTLVAKLGETALADLRERFVARALALPLERAERAGSGDLTARVTGDVARVAEAVRTALPALAGSLLSIVLTLAALALLDWRFLVAALLAVPVQAHTARWYLRHAVPIYAAERLAVGEQQQQLLDTIAGASTVRAFRSEAEHLERVTGRSRAAVELTMRGVGLMLRFYSRLHVAEYVGLAAVLAAGVLLVRDGSATIGTATAAALYFHNLFGPINTALALLDDAQSATAALARIVGVTAPDHEPGPPPEPTGNHAGVTVRGLTHAYEPGRPVLRGIDLAIRPGERVALVGASGAGKTTLAKLVAGVHEPTAGVVEKPPGVAMVTQEVHVFAGPLADDLRLARPDATDDDLRAALSTVDALTWVEALPDGLATVVGEGGHRLTGAQRQQLALARLVLADPAVAILDEATAEAGSVGARVLERAVERAVDGRTALIVAHRLTQAATADTVVVLEDGRIVERGSHDDLRTADGPYATHWAAWSTHRPRPPA, from the coding sequence ATGACCCCCACCCCGCCCCAGCCCCACTCGGCCCCGCCCCAGCCCCAGCCCCATTCGGCCCAGCCTCAGCCCCAGCCCCATTCGGCCCAGCCTCAGCCCCACCCGGCCCCGGCCCAGCCCCATTCGGCCCCGCCCCAGTCGGTCCCGCCCCAGTCGGCCCCGCCCCAACCGCAGAAGCCGCCCGCCCACCACGACCGGGAGCCGTCACCCGATCCCTCCGCCCGGGAGCCGCTGCCCACCGCCTCCCCGGCCCGCACCCGCGCGGCCGTCCGGGACCTCGTCCGCCCGCACCGCCGCACCGCCCTCGCCGGTTTCGGCCTGCTCATCGCGGCCACCTCCGTGGGCCTGCTCATCCAGCCGCTGCTCGGCCACCTCGTCGACCAGGTGGCGGGCCACGAGCCCGCCACCGCGCTGGCCGCGCCCGCCGGGCTGCTGGTCCTCGTCGGCCTGGCCCAGGGCGCGCTCACCGCGTGGGGTCTGACGCTGGTGGCCAAGCTGGGCGAGACCGCCCTGGCCGACCTGCGGGAACGCTTCGTCGCCCGCGCCCTCGCGCTGCCCCTGGAACGCGCCGAGCGCGCGGGCTCCGGCGACCTGACCGCCCGGGTGACGGGCGACGTGGCGCGCGTGGCCGAGGCCGTGCGCACGGCGCTGCCCGCGCTGGCCGGGTCGCTGCTGTCGATCGTCCTGACGCTGGCCGCCCTGGCCCTGCTCGACTGGCGGTTCCTGGTGGCGGCGCTGCTGGCCGTGCCCGTGCAGGCGCACACCGCCCGCTGGTACCTCCGCCACGCCGTCCCGATCTACGCCGCCGAGCGGCTGGCGGTCGGCGAGCAGCAACAACAACTGCTCGACACCATCGCGGGGGCGTCCACCGTGCGGGCCTTCCGGAGCGAGGCCGAGCACCTGGAGCGGGTCACGGGCCGCTCACGCGCCGCGGTGGAGCTGACGATGCGCGGGGTCGGCCTGATGCTGCGCTTCTACAGCCGCCTGCACGTGGCCGAGTACGTCGGCCTCGCCGCCGTCCTCGCGGCCGGCGTCCTGCTGGTCCGCGACGGCTCGGCCACCATCGGCACCGCCACGGCCGCCGCCCTGTACTTCCACAACCTGTTCGGCCCGATCAACACCGCGCTCGCCCTGCTCGACGACGCCCAGTCGGCGACAGCCGCCCTCGCCCGCATCGTCGGCGTCACCGCGCCGGACCACGAGCCCGGCCCGCCCCCCGAACCCACCGGGAACCACGCGGGGGTGACCGTGCGCGGCCTCACCCACGCCTACGAGCCCGGCCGCCCGGTCCTGCGCGGCATCGACCTCGCCATCCGCCCGGGAGAACGCGTGGCCCTGGTCGGCGCGAGCGGCGCGGGCAAGACCACGCTGGCCAAGCTGGTCGCCGGCGTGCACGAGCCCACCGCCGGCGTCGTCGAGAAGCCGCCCGGCGTCGCCATGGTGACCCAGGAGGTGCACGTCTTCGCCGGCCCCCTGGCCGACGACCTGCGCCTGGCCCGCCCGGACGCCACCGACGACGACCTGCGCGCCGCCCTGTCCACGGTGGACGCCCTCACCTGGGTGGAGGCGCTGCCCGACGGCCTCGCCACCGTCGTCGGCGAGGGCGGCCACCGCCTGACCGGCGCGCAGCGGCAACAGCTCGCCCTGGCCCGGCTGGTCCTGGCCGACCCGGCCGTGGCGATCCTCGACGAGGCGACGGCCGAGGCCGGCAGCGTGGGCGCCCGCGTCCTGGAGCGCGCCGTCGAACGCGCCGTGGACGGCCGCACCGCCCTCATCGTCGCCCACCGCCTCACCCAGGCCGCCACCGCCGACACCGTGGTCGTCCTGGAGGACGGCCGGATCGTGGAACGCGGCTCCCACGACGACCTCCGCACCGCCGACGGCCCCTACGCCACCCACTGGGCCGCCTGGTCCACCCACCGCCCGCGACCCCCCGCCTGA
- a CDS encoding MarR family winged helix-turn-helix transcriptional regulator, with amino-acid sequence MTDTHAGADPDADGVEPLAPRQLGAYFALMEAVSLLQHGVEQQLRAEGDLSYVQFQLLARLTDAGGPLTMTQLADGVVYSRSGLTYQAGLLEKAGLISRGTFPEDERAILVTITDKGAALVRRLLPGHVEVVRRLLFDALADDDLHHLGDIMSRVRDHMRAQPPRSAAPRKRRQAR; translated from the coding sequence ATGACCGACACGCACGCGGGCGCCGACCCGGACGCCGACGGCGTCGAACCGCTCGCGCCCCGGCAGCTGGGCGCCTACTTCGCGCTCATGGAAGCCGTCAGCCTGCTCCAGCACGGCGTCGAGCAGCAGTTGCGCGCCGAAGGGGACCTCAGCTACGTGCAGTTCCAGCTCCTCGCCCGCCTCACCGACGCCGGCGGGCCGCTCACCATGACGCAGCTCGCCGACGGGGTCGTCTACAGCCGGAGCGGGCTGACGTACCAGGCCGGGCTGCTGGAGAAGGCCGGCCTCATCAGCCGTGGCACCTTCCCCGAGGACGAGCGGGCCATCCTGGTCACCATCACCGACAAGGGCGCGGCCCTGGTCCGGCGCCTCCTGCCGGGGCACGTGGAGGTCGTCCGGCGCCTGCTGTTCGACGCGCTGGCCGATGACGACCTGCACCACCTCGGCGACATCATGTCCCGCGTGCGCGACCACATGCGCGCCCAGCCGCCCCGCTCCGCCGCGCCTCGGAAGCGCCGCCAGGCGAGGTGA